The Sulfurimonas lithotrophica genome includes a region encoding these proteins:
- a CDS encoding TonB-dependent receptor gives MVKANGISLSMVATAIILNPLHADSVNLGDISVTATKTSIKTSEAPASTEIISSEQIENKQIERVDEALNDVAGVFVRSKGDHLPSSWANTVSLRGISGYSRTAVLVDGVSINNAFSSGVNWSSVPIDDIEKVEVVKGPFSSLYGGSAMSGVINIIRKEPTKQEFIIKSGYGSNDYKNAEFSYKDKLSDKLGISINYGHKESNGYISDLVLKTPSTGVSGTAVSGQKVTTTSTGSQKYIVGDKGDRSWEQDNAGIKLFYSLSNTAKISVDYNHHEYETEYNSFNTYLHDTSGNPVYTGSVQLDATQETTLSEKDFLFGPNGEESDKLTLNYKDTFNDTIDLDMKASYGAYNYWYVSQKSGAYTFGGPGTYTDIPNKKIYASAQLNFPLGDYNYITMGIDITDSELEKDIYTLANWNDYNSKTSLQRENNGESALKAFFIQNTIDITDKLIAYIGGRYDYWETKGQFNDYINDAYITYNKRDDSAFSPKVSLVYLPKKGTTIRTSWGKAFRAPSLSDMYSSYYSGAKLVQASPTLKPETVTSWELGFEQKFTTATHIKATYYENILKDMMYSTDVNSTLNEKRNAGKAEIKGFEIEIKQAITDNISTFANYTYNKTKMLENDSRPTSVGKQLTYTPKRQYNIGLIGKNTLWNGSIIGSYVDSLYTKEDNSDTIKNVYGAYESYFVLNATLGYKIMEYLKASVSVNNIFDTDYYQNTLTPGRTIYGELRFKF, from the coding sequence ATGGTAAAAGCAAATGGCATAAGTTTATCTATGGTTGCAACTGCAATTATACTAAATCCACTACACGCAGATTCGGTTAATTTAGGCGATATATCAGTAACGGCTACAAAAACATCAATAAAAACTTCAGAAGCACCTGCAAGTACCGAAATCATAAGTTCAGAACAAATAGAGAACAAACAGATAGAAAGAGTAGATGAAGCACTAAATGATGTAGCAGGAGTTTTTGTACGTTCAAAAGGAGATCATCTCCCTAGCAGTTGGGCAAATACAGTTTCTCTAAGGGGTATTTCCGGATATTCTAGAACGGCAGTTTTAGTTGATGGCGTGTCTATCAACAATGCCTTCTCATCCGGTGTCAATTGGTCTAGTGTCCCAATAGATGACATAGAAAAAGTAGAAGTTGTAAAGGGCCCTTTTTCATCATTGTACGGTGGTAGTGCTATGAGCGGTGTTATAAATATAATACGAAAAGAACCTACAAAGCAAGAGTTTATAATTAAGAGTGGTTATGGAAGCAACGATTATAAAAATGCAGAGTTCTCATATAAAGATAAATTATCGGATAAATTAGGTATCAGCATAAATTATGGTCATAAAGAAAGTAACGGATATATTAGTGATCTTGTCCTAAAGACACCGAGTACAGGAGTAAGTGGAACTGCCGTTAGCGGGCAAAAAGTAACTACGACATCTACAGGTTCTCAAAAATATATAGTAGGTGATAAAGGTGATAGATCTTGGGAACAAGATAATGCAGGAATTAAATTATTCTATTCTTTAAGCAATACGGCAAAAATATCTGTCGATTATAACCACCATGAATATGAAACTGAATATAATAGTTTCAATACATACTTGCATGATACTAGTGGAAACCCTGTATATACAGGGAGTGTTCAACTTGATGCTACACAGGAAACTACTCTTTCTGAAAAAGATTTTTTATTTGGTCCAAACGGTGAAGAATCGGACAAACTAACTTTAAATTATAAAGATACCTTTAACGATACTATAGATTTAGATATGAAAGCAAGCTATGGTGCATATAATTATTGGTATGTTTCTCAAAAGAGCGGTGCATATACATTTGGTGGCCCAGGTACATATACAGATATACCAAACAAAAAAATATATGCATCGGCACAGTTAAACTTTCCGCTAGGTGATTATAATTATATTACGATGGGTATAGATATTACTGACAGTGAATTGGAAAAAGATATATATACATTAGCAAACTGGAATGATTATAATAGTAAAACAAGCCTGCAAAGAGAAAACAACGGAGAAAGTGCACTAAAAGCATTTTTTATACAAAACACTATAGATATTACAGATAAATTAATAGCTTATATAGGTGGAAGATATGATTATTGGGAAACAAAAGGTCAATTTAATGACTATATAAACGATGCCTATATTACTTATAATAAAAGAGATGATTCAGCATTTAGTCCAAAAGTATCATTAGTTTATCTACCAAAAAAAGGTACTACAATTAGGACTTCGTGGGGTAAAGCTTTCAGGGCACCATCTCTAAGCGATATGTATTCATCATATTACTCCGGTGCAAAATTAGTTCAAGCAAGCCCAACTCTAAAACCTGAAACAGTTACATCTTGGGAACTTGGTTTTGAACAAAAATTTACTACGGCTACTCATATTAAAGCTACATACTATGAAAATATTTTAAAAGATATGATGTACTCCACAGATGTCAACTCTACTTTGAATGAAAAAAGAAATGCAGGTAAAGCAGAAATAAAAGGCTTTGAAATTGAGATTAAGCAAGCAATAACTGATAATATAAGTACATTTGCAAACTATACATACAATAAAACAAAAATGCTTGAAAATGACTCTAGACCTACAAGTGTAGGTAAGCAACTAACTTATACTCCCAAAAGACAATACAATATAGGTCTAATAGGAAAAAATACTTTGTGGAACGGATCTATAATAGGTTCATATGTTGATTCACTATACACAAAAGAAGATAATTCAGACACTATAAAAAATGTATATGGTGCATATGAATCTTATTTTGTTTTAAATGCAACTCTCGGTTATAAAATAATGGAGTACTTAAAAGCTTCCGTATCTGTAAATAATATATTTGATACTGATTATTATCAAAATACTTTAACACCGGGTAGAACTATATACGGTGAATTAAGATTTAAATTTTAA
- a CDS encoding PepSY-associated TM helix domain-containing protein has translation MKIRNIFVKVHLYLSLFLGIILGIVGITGSIIVFDEALDKILNPDILSVSTRGEYKSATEILKVAKSVYPNKHSAIIHPPKEPGDVFIVWFKVAKDSINTQKYKCCSSYNWYQVMVNPVSGKVLGKRNHSKYGLERRHIIKTMHGLHSYLLMGSLGRNIIGIAGILWLVITITGLYLWWPKNRKFKMALSIKKDANPIRFNFDLHRVSGVYSLIIVFVVTFTGVYIVYPQYFKPVVNVFSPIEDSSKSITSKVLLNDSPISVEKALLSANKIFPDAKLMAIGLPIEKQDTYRIYKRQEGEVRKSKGKSVVWIDQYNGEIIKVKSPKSMSAGETFINWQFPLHTGEAFGMAGRLLVFASGVVTLLLVITGTIIWYRKKRVKYLKLLKQRS, from the coding sequence ATGAAAATAAGAAATATTTTTGTAAAAGTTCATTTATATTTAAGTCTTTTTCTTGGAATTATTCTTGGTATAGTAGGAATCACAGGAAGTATAATAGTTTTTGATGAAGCATTAGACAAAATTCTTAATCCTGATATTTTAAGCGTATCTACAAGAGGTGAGTATAAATCTGCAACTGAGATTTTAAAAGTTGCCAAAAGCGTATATCCCAATAAACATTCAGCAATTATTCACCCGCCAAAAGAGCCAGGTGATGTATTTATAGTGTGGTTTAAAGTAGCAAAAGATAGTATAAATACACAAAAATATAAATGCTGTAGTTCATATAATTGGTATCAAGTTATGGTTAATCCCGTTAGCGGTAAAGTTTTAGGAAAGCGAAACCATAGTAAGTATGGACTTGAGAGAAGACATATTATTAAAACTATGCATGGACTTCATTCTTATCTTTTGATGGGAAGTTTAGGAAGAAATATTATAGGTATAGCAGGAATATTATGGCTAGTAATTACTATAACGGGACTATATTTGTGGTGGCCTAAAAATAGAAAGTTTAAAATGGCACTAAGTATAAAAAAAGATGCCAATCCTATTAGGTTTAATTTTGATCTGCATAGAGTTAGCGGTGTGTACAGTCTAATTATTGTATTTGTTGTTACATTTACAGGAGTATATATTGTCTATCCCCAATATTTTAAGCCTGTTGTAAACGTTTTTTCTCCTATTGAAGATTCTTCAAAAAGTATAACATCAAAAGTACTATTAAATGATAGTCCTATTTCTGTAGAAAAAGCTCTCTTAAGTGCAAATAAAATATTCCCTGATGCAAAATTAATGGCTATAGGGTTGCCTATTGAAAAACAAGATACATATAGAATCTATAAACGTCAAGAGGGAGAAGTTAGAAAGTCAAAAGGGAAAAGTGTCGTATGGATAGATCAATATAACGGAGAGATTATTAAAGTAAAATCTCCTAAAAGTATGTCAGCGGGTGAAACATTTATTAATTGGCAATTTCCTCTACATACAGGTGAGGCTTTTGGTATGGCTGGTCGATTATTAGTCTTTGCTTCAGGCGTTGTAACTTTACTATTGGTAATAACAGGAACTATAATTTGGTATAGAAAAAAAAGAGTAAAGTATTTGAAGCTTTTAAAACAGAGAAGTTGA
- the purH gene encoding bifunctional phosphoribosylaminoimidazolecarboxamide formyltransferase/IMP cyclohydrolase, with product MKKRALVSVSDKEGVVEFCQSLVKNGFEIISTGGTYKKLVDAGISAIEIDEVTKFPECFEGRVKTLNPYVHGGILHRRDKQSHLDQAKELGVEAIDLVCVNLYPFKETIERTDDFDDIIENIDIGGPAMVRSAAKNFDSVMIVTDVSDYAKVIDAIENEKNTVEFRRSLMIKAYEHTAAYDSMIANYMNSRFNEGFGEKQFVVGNKVMDTRYGENPHQKGALYEFDKHYSNNFKTLKGEASFNNLNDLSGAVKIASAFGEENAVCITKHGNPCGFAIKDNLLDAYTEALKCDPVSAFGGVVAVNGVVTKELAQMMNEIFLEVIIAGRITEEAQEVFAAKKRIKLFEMGSDRLVLANDAKDFKHIDGGFVFQDADKVGADEVKNAKLVSKVAADAQDMKDLEIAYKVASLTKSNCVVYVKNSAMVAVGMGMTSRVDASQCALKKAKEMGLDVTGAALASEAFFPFRDSIDAAAAAGVKNVIEPGGSIRDDEIIEAANEFGMSLYFSEVRHFLH from the coding sequence ATGAAAAAAAGAGCATTGGTAAGTGTTAGCGATAAAGAGGGCGTGGTTGAATTTTGTCAATCACTTGTAAAGAATGGTTTTGAGATAATCTCAACTGGAGGTACTTACAAAAAATTAGTAGATGCCGGTATATCTGCTATTGAAATAGATGAGGTAACAAAGTTTCCCGAGTGTTTTGAAGGACGTGTTAAGACACTAAATCCATATGTTCATGGTGGAATTTTACATCGTCGTGACAAGCAGTCGCATCTTGACCAGGCAAAAGAGCTTGGTGTTGAAGCGATTGATTTGGTATGTGTAAATCTTTACCCGTTTAAAGAGACTATTGAGCGTACTGATGATTTTGATGATATTATTGAAAATATCGATATCGGTGGACCTGCAATGGTTAGATCTGCGGCTAAAAACTTTGACTCTGTAATGATCGTTACTGACGTTAGTGATTATGCTAAAGTAATAGATGCAATTGAAAATGAAAAAAATACTGTCGAGTTCAGACGTAGCTTAATGATAAAAGCGTATGAGCATACAGCAGCATATGACTCTATGATAGCTAACTATATGAACTCTCGTTTCAATGAAGGTTTTGGCGAGAAACAATTTGTAGTCGGAAACAAAGTTATGGATACCCGTTATGGTGAAAATCCTCATCAAAAAGGTGCACTTTACGAGTTTGACAAACACTACTCGAACAACTTCAAAACTCTAAAAGGTGAAGCTAGTTTTAACAATCTAAACGATTTAAGCGGTGCTGTTAAAATCGCTTCTGCTTTTGGAGAAGAGAATGCCGTATGTATAACTAAACACGGTAACCCTTGTGGATTTGCTATAAAAGATAATTTACTAGACGCATATACGGAAGCTCTAAAATGTGACCCTGTATCTGCATTTGGCGGTGTTGTTGCTGTAAATGGTGTTGTTACAAAAGAGCTTGCCCAGATGATGAATGAGATATTCTTAGAAGTTATCATTGCCGGACGTATAACTGAAGAAGCTCAAGAGGTTTTTGCTGCAAAAAAACGTATCAAACTATTTGAGATGGGAAGTGACAGACTTGTACTTGCAAACGATGCAAAAGACTTTAAACATATTGACGGCGGATTTGTTTTCCAAGATGCCGATAAAGTTGGAGCAGATGAGGTTAAAAATGCAAAACTTGTTTCTAAAGTAGCTGCAGATGCACAGGATATGAAAGATTTAGAGATAGCATATAAAGTTGCATCTCTTACAAAATCTAACTGTGTAGTATATGTTAAAAACTCAGCCATGGTAGCTGTAGGTATGGGTATGACGAGCCGTGTTGATGCAAGCCAGTGTGCACTTAAAAAAGCTAAGGAAATGGGACTTGACGTTACAGGTGCTGCTCTTGCATCTGAAGCATTTTTTCCATTTCGTGACAGCATAGATGCAGCTGCGGCAGCCGGTGTAAAAAATGTAATTGAACCTGGCGGAAGTATCCGTGATGATGAAATCATTGAGGCTGCTAACGAATTCGGGATGAGTCTTTACTTTTCAGAAGTTCGCCATTTCCTACATTAG
- a CDS encoding DnaJ C-terminal domain-containing protein — MAKSLYETLEVSENASEAEIKKAYRKLARQYHPDVNKDKGAEDKFKEINSAYEILSDKEKKAQYDQFGDQMFGGQNFHDFTRSHGGAGGADLDEILRQMFSGGSFGGGFGGFGGGNPFGSGFGGGYQEPNLDLETSVTIPFSVSILGGSHSVSVQNDRFDIKIPAGVKSGEKMRVKGKGHSQGGRKGDLFLKINVAPNPEYVRDGDDLIKTFDVPLKAALFGDKVSIQTLEKEIKLKVPQNTKNGQSFRVKEMGAMNRKTNTRGNLYLKANIVLPNVDNLDADLVKEMKEKLP; from the coding sequence ATGGCAAAATCATTATATGAAACTTTAGAAGTATCTGAAAATGCTAGTGAAGCTGAGATTAAAAAAGCATATAGAAAACTGGCACGTCAGTATCATCCTGATGTAAATAAAGACAAAGGTGCTGAGGATAAATTTAAAGAGATAAATTCTGCTTACGAAATACTAAGCGACAAAGAGAAAAAAGCTCAGTACGATCAGTTTGGCGACCAGATGTTCGGTGGACAAAACTTTCACGACTTCACACGTTCACACGGTGGTGCAGGCGGAGCTGACTTAGACGAAATATTAAGACAGATGTTTTCAGGAGGCAGTTTTGGCGGAGGCTTTGGCGGCTTCGGCGGCGGAAATCCGTTTGGAAGTGGTTTTGGCGGTGGATATCAAGAACCAAACTTAGATCTTGAAACATCGGTAACCATCCCTTTTTCCGTCAGTATTTTAGGTGGATCTCACTCTGTATCTGTGCAAAACGACAGGTTTGATATAAAGATACCCGCAGGCGTAAAAAGCGGTGAGAAGATGCGTGTAAAAGGAAAAGGGCATTCTCAGGGTGGGCGTAAAGGTGATTTATTTTTAAAAATAAACGTAGCTCCCAATCCAGAGTATGTCAGAGACGGCGATGATTTAATCAAGACTTTCGACGTACCTTTAAAGGCCGCACTTTTTGGAGACAAAGTATCAATTCAGACTTTGGAGAAAGAGATTAAACTTAAAGTACCTCAAAATACTAAAAACGGACAAAGCTTCCGTGTAAAAGAGATGGGTGCAATGAATAGAAAAACAAATACCCGCGGTAACTTGTATTTAAAAGCAAACATAGT
- a CDS encoding 6-phosphofructokinase, with amino-acid sequence MKNIAIMCSGGDVSGMNPALKHFVEYTKSKNITPYFIYNGYEGLIDNHIEEATYKDVAGIITRGGTKIGSSRSKRFLEYEYRKVAKENLDNLGIDSLVVLGGDGSFRGLHQFYKDFGIKFCGIPSTIDNDINGTEYCLGVDTALNIIKVAIDSIRDTASSFKRAFVIETMGRDCGYLALITALTSGAEMCLIPEVEYNLADYEKKFKKEIEDGRTYFIAIVAEGIKQDSSEIAKWFEETIGMEARVNVLGHMQRGGNPSIYDRLMAYKFVNYAVDALLKNQNESVVCYTKKGFVYKNIDEVTKPYRLDTELIKSL; translated from the coding sequence ATGAAAAATATTGCGATTATGTGTTCAGGTGGAGATGTATCGGGTATGAACCCCGCTTTAAAACATTTTGTTGAATATACAAAAAGTAAAAATATCACACCATATTTTATATATAACGGTTATGAAGGTCTGATTGATAACCATATAGAAGAAGCTACATATAAAGACGTAGCGGGCATTATCACTCGCGGCGGAACAAAAATAGGTAGTTCAAGAAGTAAAAGATTTTTAGAATATGAGTATCGCAAAGTCGCAAAAGAAAATCTGGATAACTTAGGTATAGATTCACTTGTAGTTTTAGGAGGTGATGGTTCATTTCGCGGACTTCATCAATTTTATAAAGACTTCGGCATCAAGTTTTGCGGTATTCCATCTACTATAGATAACGATATAAACGGCACGGAGTATTGTCTTGGAGTAGATACTGCACTAAATATTATAAAAGTAGCTATCGATTCTATTCGCGATACGGCATCAAGCTTTAAGCGGGCATTTGTAATTGAGACCATGGGAAGAGACTGCGGATATCTGGCTTTAATCACGGCACTTACAAGCGGTGCGGAGATGTGTTTGATACCTGAGGTTGAGTATAACTTGGCAGACTACGAAAAAAAGTTTAAAAAAGAGATTGAAGATGGAAGAACTTACTTTATAGCTATAGTCGCAGAGGGTATAAAACAAGACTCCTCAGAGATAGCTAAATGGTTTGAAGAAACAATAGGTATGGAAGCAAGGGTAAATGTACTCGGTCATATGCAACGTGGTGGGAATCCCAGCATCTACGATAGACTAATGGCATATAAGTTTGTAAATTATGCAGTAGATGCACTACTAAAAAATCAAAACGAGAGTGTAGTATGTTATACGAAAAAAGGTTTTGTTTATAAAAATATAGATGAAGTTACAAAGCCATATAGATTAGATACTGAGCTTATAAAAAGCTTATAA